The following proteins are co-located in the Phragmites australis chromosome 10, lpPhrAust1.1, whole genome shotgun sequence genome:
- the LOC133883367 gene encoding isoleucine--tRNA ligase, cytoplasmic-like, whose product MEHVCEGKDFSFPAQEERVLQLWSELDAFHEQLRRTEGGEEFVFYDGPPFATGLPHYGHILAGTIKDVVTRHQSMRGRHVSRRFGWDCHGLPVEFEIDKALGITNRQQVLDLGIGKYNETCRSIVTKYVAEWEAIVTRSGRWIDFKNDYKTMDLNFMESVWWVFAQLWEKDLVYKGFKVMPYSTGCKTALSNFEAALDYRTVPDPAVMLSFPIVGDPDNAALVAWTTTPWTLPSNLALCVNANLMYAKVKDKSNGAVYVVAESRLGQLPVKAKASGKKQPSSKGSNTEAVPDGLDKESYELLAKVPGSSLVGLKYAPLFDFFTEFQDTAFRVIADNYVTDDSGTGVVHCAPAFGEDDHRVCLAAGIIEAAGLVVAVDDDGCFTEKVSEFKGRHVKEADKDIISAVKDKGRLVSKGSIEHSYPFCWRSGTPLIYRAVPSWFVKVEKIKDQLLECNKETYWVPDYVKEKRFHNWLEGARDWAVSRTRFWGTPLPLWISQDGEEIVVMDSIEKLEKLSGAKITDLHRHYVDDITIPSRRGPEYGVLKRVEDVFDCWFESGSMPYAYIHYPFENRELFEKNFPGNFVAEGLDQTRGWFYTLMVLSTALFGKPAFKNLICNGLVLAEDGKKMSKSKKNYPATTELIDEYGADALRLYLINSPVVRAESLRFKRSGVYGVVKDVFLPWYNAYRFLVQNAKRLEVEGLATFSPIDQAVLLKSSNVLDHWINSATESLVSFVHQEMDAYRLYTVVPYLVKYIDNLTNIYVRFNRKRLKGRTGEEDCRISLSTLYHALVTTCVAMAPFTPFFTEVLYQNLRKVSSKSEESIHFCKFPSTTGERDERVEQSVNRMMTIIDLARNIRERHNKALKTPLKEMVVVHPDNEFLEDITGKLKEYVMEEMNVKTVTPCNDPFMYASLRAEPNFSVLGKRIGRDMGKVSSEVKKMTQEQILAFEKSGEISFFGHCLKLDDIKVVRQFKRPENVSEKEIDAAGDGDVLVILDLRADQSLFEAGVAREVVNRIQKLRKTAQLEPTDPVDVYYKPTDNDKNKLEEILKSQDQYIRDALGSSLLPKEMAPPDVVVICEESHNVHDMSFVIYIARSSPVLSPNFLPHASGNSDHVEALRVYLLSRSISRLKNEFHAGNGMITVDCIEGYPPISLQLGKHVFLSVGDFYLASRS is encoded by the exons ATGGAGCACGTATGCGAGGGGAAGGATTTCTCCTTCCCCGCGCAGGAGGAGCGGGTGCTCCAGCTGTGGTCGGAGCTCGACGCCTTCCACGAGCAGCTCCGCCGCACGGAGGGTGGCGAGGAGTTCGTCTTCTACGACGGGCCGCCCTTCGCCACGGGGCTCCCGCACTACGGCCACATCCTCGCCGGCACCATCAAGGACGTGGTCACCCGGCACCAGTCGATGCGGGGCCGCCACGTCTCCCGGCGGTTCGGGTGGGACTGCCACGGCCTCCCCGTCGAGTTCGAGATCGACAAGGCGCTCGGCATCACCAACCGGCAGCAGGTGCTCGACCTTGGCATCGGCAAGTACAACGAGACGTGCCGCAGTATTGTCACCAAATACGTCGCCGAGTGGGAGGCCATCGTCACGCGCTCGGGGAGGTGGATTGACTTTAAGAACGACTACAAGACCATGGACCTCAACTTCATGGAGAGCGTCTGGTGGGTGTTTGCGCAGCTCTGGGAGAAGGACCTCGTCTACAAGGGTTTCAAG GTGATGCCTTACAGCACAGGCTGCAAAACTGCACTGTCAAACTTTGAGGCAGCGCTGGACTATAGG ACTGTTCCAGACCCAGCGGTGATGCTATCTTTCCCTATTGTTGGTGATCCGGACAATGCGGCTCTTGTTGCATGGACTACAACACCTTGGACACTTCCGAGTAACCTAGCATTGTGTGTCAATGCCAACCTTATGTATGCCAAG GTTAAGGACAAGTCAAATGGAGCAGTATACGTTGTTGCGGAATCTAGGCTTGGTCAATTGCCAGTTAAGGCCAAAGCTTCAGGAAAGAAGCAACCATCTTCTAAGGGAAGCAACACTGAAGCTGTTCCAGATGGTTTGGATAAGGAATCATATGAATTATTGGCAAAGGTTCCTGGTTCATCTTTGGTTGGCCTAAA ATACGCTCCTCTGTTTGATTTTTTCACGGAGTTTCAAGATACTGCCTTTAGAGTGATTGCGGATAACTATGTAACTGATGATAGTGGAACTGGTGTTGTCCACTGTGCTCCTGCTTTTGGTGAAGATGACCATCGTGTTTGCCTTGCTGCTGGGATAATTGAG GCTGCTGGACTTGTTGTtgctgttgatgatgatggttgcTTTACAGAAAAAGTATCCGAGTTTAAAGGGCGACATGTCAAAGAAGCCGATAAGGATATCATCAGTGCTGTTA AGGATAAAGGAAGACTTGTTAGTAAAGGGAGCATCGAACACTCTTATCCTTTTTGTTGGCGCTCGGGTACTCCTCTTATTTATCGGGCTGTTCCAAGCTG GTTTGTCAAGGTTGAGAAGATTAAGGACCAATTGCTGGAATGTAACAAGGAGACCTACTGGGTGCCTGATTATGTTAAG GAAAAAAGGTTCCATAACTGGCTTGAAGGCGCCCGTGATTGGGCTGTTAGCAGAACTAGATTCTGGGGTACTCCACTTCCACTGTGGATTAGCCAAGATGGTGAAGAAATTGTTGTTATGGATTCCATTGAGAAACTTGAAAAATTATCTGGTGCCAAG ATTACCGATCTTCACCGAcactatgttgatgatattacgATTCCCTCTAGGAGAGGACCTGAGTATGGGGTGCTCAAACGTGTTGAGGAT GTTTTCGACTGCTGGTTTGAGAGTGGGTCCATGCCATATGCGTACATTCATTATCCATTCGAGAATCGTGAACTATTTGAAAAGAATTTTCCTGGCAATTTCgtggcagagggtttggaccAGACACGAGGATG GTTCTATACTCTGATGGTGCTCTCAACGGCACTGTTTGGGAAGCCTGCatttaaaaatcttatatgcaATGGTCTTGTCTTGGCTGAGGATGGTAAGAAAATGAGCAAGAGTAAAAAGAATTATCCTGCAACCACAGAACTCATTGATGAGTATGGAGCG GATGCTTTGAGGCTATATTTGATAAATTCTCCAGTTGTACGTGCAGAGTCTCTACGATTTAAACGTAGCGGTGTTTATGGTGTT GTGAAAGATGTCTTCCTCCCGTGGTATAATGCATATAGATTTCTTGTTCAAAATGCAAAGAGACTTGAAGTTGAGGGTCTTGCCACATTTTCTCCAATTGATCAAGCGGTCCTTCTAAAGTCATCCAATGTGTTAGATCACTGGATAAACTCTGCAACTGAAAGTCTAGTCAGCTTTGTTCACCAGGAGATGGATGCATATCGCCTCTACACG GTTGTGCCATATTTGGTAAAATACATTGACAATCTTACTAACATATATGTGCGTTTCAACCGCAAACGGTTAAAAGGACGTACTGGAGAAGAAGACTGCAGAATTTCTCTCTCAACGCTCTACCAT GCACTTGTAACAACTTGCGTGGCGATGGCTCCATTTACACCGTTCTTTACTGAAGTTCTTTATCAAAATCTGCGGAAGGTGTCAAGTAAGTCGGAGGAGAGCATTCATTTCTGCAAGTTCCCTTCAACAACTGGGGAG AGAGATGAGCGTGTTGAGCAAAGTGTAAATAGGATGATGACCATCATTGATCTTGCACGCAATATTCGTGAACGGCATAACAAAGCTCTCAAAACACCACTCAA GGAGATGGTGGTTGTGCATCCAGACAATGAATTTCTTGAAGACATCACTGGGAAACTAAAAGAG TATGTTATGGAGGAGATGAATGTTAAGACTGTCACTCCATGTAATGACCCCTTTATGTATGCTTCCCTGCGGGCCGAACCCAATTTCAG CGTGCTAGGCAAAAGAATTGGGAGAGACATGGGCAAAGTATCAAGTGAGGTGAAGAAAATGACTCAGGAACAGATCTTAGCCTTTGAGAAAAGTGGAGAGATTTCATTCTTTGGTCATTGCTTGAAGCTAGATGATATTAAG GTGGTCCGACAATTCAAGCGTCCTGAAAATGTGTCAGAGAAGGAGATTGATGCCGCAGGAGATG GTGACGTTTTAGTCATATTGGATCTACGAGCTGATCAGTCATTGTTTGAAGCTGGAGTTGCTCGAGAG GTTGTGAACAGAATCCAAAAGTTACGGAAGACTGCTCAACTCGAACCTACTGATCCAGTTGATGTGTATTACAAACCTACGGACAACGACAAAAATAAGCTGGAAGAGATTTTGAAGTCACAG GATCAGTATATTAGAGACGCACTTGGTTCATCACTCCTTCCGAAGGAAATGGCACCACCAGATGTT GTAGTAATTTGCGAGGAGTCGCACAATGTACATGACATGTCGTTTGTCATATACATTGCAAGGTCCTCCCCTGTGCTTTCACCAAATTTTCTTCCTCATGCCTCAG GCAACAGTGACCATGTGGAGGCGTTGAGAGTATATCTTTTGTCAAGGTCTATTTCCAGGTTGAAGAACGAGTTCCATGCTGGAAATGGCATG